A genomic window from Anguilla rostrata isolate EN2019 chromosome 14, ASM1855537v3, whole genome shotgun sequence includes:
- the LOC135239882 gene encoding proteinase-activated receptor 1-like: MTTVIPSIYVLVFITSVPLNAAAIFMFSFRVRPKKPAAIYMLNLATADLLFVLLLPFKASYHFNGNDWVYGPAMCRVVTCAFYCNMYGSVLLMMSISVDRFLGVVYPIRSLAWRCQRNAVAVCCAMWLLAVAGVMPILLSEQTMCLPELGITTCHDVLDVRQLRGYYLYFFPAFSCVFFFIPLIVTTACYVSIIRVLLRASESKRSIRAIVMAVMVLTVFVVCFTPSNVLLLAHYIQFSHQHSDSSYAAYLVSVCIGTVNCCLDPIIYYFGSSQCREQVARLLCRQAPPGSSSQKTTETSQSETFQGSREKQCKPMA; the protein is encoded by the coding sequence ATGACCACAGTCATCCCTAGCATCTATGTCCTGGTGTTCATCACCAGCGTCCCTCTCAATGCCGCCGCCATCTTTATGTTCTCGTTCAGAGTCCGACCCAAAAAGCCGGCAGCCATCTACATGCTCAACCTGGCCACAGCCGACctgctgtttgtgctgctgctcCCCTTCAAGGCGTCATACCACTTCAACGGCAATGACTGGGTATACGGACCGGCCATGTGCCGCGTGGTCACCTGTGCCTTCTACTGCAACATGTATGGCTCAGTCCTCCTGATGATGAGCATAAGCGTGGATCGCTTCCTGGGTGTGGTCTACCCCATCAGATCGCTGGCCTGGCGCTGCCAGCGGAATGCGGTGGCCGTGTGCTGTGCCATGTGGCTGCTGGCTGTTGCCGGGGTGATGCCCATCCTCCTGTCAGAGCAGACCATGTGCCTGCCCGAACTGGGCATCACCACCTGCCATGATGTGCTGGACGTCAGGCAGCTCCGGGGCTACTACCTCTACTTCTTCCCTGCCTTTTCCTGTGTGTTCTTCTTCATCCCCCTCATCGTCACCACCGCCTGCTACGTGAGCATCATCCGGGTCCTGCTTCGCGCCAGTGAGTCAAAACGCTCTATCCGGGCCATAGTCATGGCGGTCATGGTGCTGACGGTCTTTGTGGTCTGCTTCACCCCATCCAACGTTCTCCTGCTGGCTCATTACATACAGTTTTCCCACCAGCACAGTGACAGCTCCTATGCTGCTTACCTGGTCTCCGTGTGCATTGGGACTGTGAACTGCTGCCTGGATCCAATCATCTACTACTTCGGCTCGTCTCAGTGCCGGGAGCAGGTGGCCCGGCTCCTCTGCCGTCAAGCCCCTCCAGGGAGTTCATCACAGAAAACTACAGAGACCAGCCAGTCGGAGACCTTCCAGGGCAGCCGGGAGAAACAATGCAAGCCAATGGCCTGA
- the LOC135239054 gene encoding E3 SUMO-protein ligase PIAS2-like isoform X2, which produces MVSSFRVSELQVLLGFAGHNKSGRKHELLLRALHLLKSGCSPVVQIKIKELYQRRYPRTLESLPDFSSLKSSFISLENESSLVDVDLSLRAAHAHGSNLESQHSLTYSSVLLHETKHSIDMQQSAPAIPPVHPDVQLKSLPFYDVLDVLIRPSSLGASSIQRFQEKYFIFALTPQQVREVCISRDFLPGGRRDYMVQIQLRFCLAETSCPQEDNYPNSLCIKVNGKLFPLPGYAPPPKNGVEQKRPGRPLNITSLVRLSSAVPNQISVTWAPEVGKTYSVSVFLVRQLTSSLLLQRLKMKGIRNPDHSRALIKEKLTADPDSEIATTSLRVSLMCPLGKMRLTVPCRAVTCSHLQCFDAALYLQMNEKKPTWICPVCDKKAAYQSLIIDGLFMEILNDSSDVDEIKFQENGTWCPMRPKKESLEVSSQLCTKLESPAIVQPCMVVPPSEPRGTKKADVIDLTLSSSEEEEEEEVEDPPLKKRCLYMSKAEEAHTKGVLAYQPSTLRMPNIQALETSYLASSLADYAVPFHHSALSTISADMPGLDLFSLIQGDAQHYRTPMFLDSMPSGLPIPTSSSGLLSSSSLYESSAHGSGSSHTETGVITGAASISDIISLD; this is translated from the exons atgGTATCAAGTTTCCGAGTCTCGGAGCTGCAGGTGTTATTGGGCTTTGCCGGACATAACAAGAGTGGCCGCAAGCATGAACTACTACTGAGAGCCCTGCATTTGTTAAAGAGTGGATGCAGTCCAGTAGTGCAGATCAAAATCAAAGAACTGTATCAACGCCGTTATCCCAGGACATTAGAAAGCCTTCCTGACTTTTCCTCGCTTAAGTCTTCCTTTATTTCCCTTGAAAACGAGTCTTCACTGGTGGACGTGGACCTTTCCCTTAGAGCTGCGCACGCCCACGGTTCAAACCTGGAGTCCCAGCACTCTCTGACCTACAGTTCTGTCCTATTGCACGAGACCAAGCACAGCATCGACATGCAGCAGTCTGCGCCTGCCATCCCTCCTGTTCACCCCGATGTGCAGTTGAAGTCTCTTCCTTTTTATGATGTCCTGGATGTTCTCATCAGGCCTTCAAGTCTGG GTGCCAGCAGCATCCAGCGCTTCCAGGAGAAATACTTCATTTTTGCACTGACACCACAACAAGTACGGGAAGTCTGCATTTCCAG gGACTTTCTCCCAGGTGGTAGAAGAGACTACATGGTTCAGATACAATTGAG ATTTTGCCTTGCGGAGACCAGTTGCCCACAAGAAGACAATTACCCAAACAGCCTGTGCATTAAAGTGAATGGCAAGCTTTTCCCTCTTCCG ggTTATGCACCGCCTCCTAAGAATGGAGTAGAACAGAAGAGACCGGGGAGACCTCTGAATATTACTTCTTTAGTTAGATTATCCTCAGCTGTACCCAATCAGATTTCAGTTACATGGGCACCTGAAGTTGGAAAG ACGTACTCTGTGTCCGTGTTCCTGGTCAGACAGCTCACATCTTCATTGTTACTGCAGCGGTTAAAAATGAAGGGCATCCGGAATCCTGACCATTCGAGAGCGCTAA TCAAAGAAAAACTGACTGCGGATCCGGACAGCGAGATTGCAACGACTAGTTTGAGAGTATCTCTCATGTGCCCA ctgggGAAGATGCGGCTGACCGTGCCCTGTCGAGCGGTTACGTGTTCGCACTTGCAGTGTTTCGACGCAGCTCTCTACCTTCAGATGAATGAGAAGAAGCCCACCTGGATTTGTCCTGTCTGCGACAAGAAAGCTGCCTACCAGAGTCTGATCATTGATGG ACTTTTCATGGAGATTTTGAATGACAGTTCAGACGTGGATGAAATCAAGTTCCAGGAAAATGGAACTTGGTGTCCAATGAGGCCAAAGAAGGAATCGCTAGAAGTGTCATCCCAGCTTTGCACAAAATTAGAAA GCCCTGCCATTGTGCAGCCCTGCATGGTGGTGCCCCCCAGCGAACCCCGCGGCACGAAAAAAGCAGATGTCATCGACCTCACGCTCTCAAGctctgaggaggaagaggaggaggaagtggaggatCCTCCGCTAAAAAAGCGGTGTCTCTACATGTCGAAGGCCGAGGAGGCGCACACGAAGGG AGTTCTGGCCTATCAGCCGTCGACATTGCGAATGCCCAACATCCAAGCTTTGGAGACATCGTACTTGGCTTCTTCACTTGCAGACTATGCAGTTCCATTCCATCACTCTGCTTTGTCCACTATTTCTGCGGACATGCCAG GTCTAGATTTGTTCTCACTGATTCAAGGAGATGCTCAG CATTACCGCACGCCGATGTTCCTGGACAGCATGCCCAGCGGCCTGCCCATCCCCACCTCCAGCTCTGGCCTGCTGTCCTCCTCCAGCCTGTATGAGAGCAGTGCTCACGGCAGCGGCTCAAGCCACACAGAGACGGGCGTCATCACCGGAGCGGCCAGCATCTCCGACATCATCTCCCTGGACTGA
- the LOC135239054 gene encoding E3 SUMO-protein ligase PIAS2-like isoform X1, whose translation MLCHVGAVQDGRNRKMADFEQLRNMVSSFRVSELQVLLGFAGHNKSGRKHELLLRALHLLKSGCSPVVQIKIKELYQRRYPRTLESLPDFSSLKSSFISLENESSLVDVDLSLRAAHAHGSNLESQHSLTYSSVLLHETKHSIDMQQSAPAIPPVHPDVQLKSLPFYDVLDVLIRPSSLGASSIQRFQEKYFIFALTPQQVREVCISRDFLPGGRRDYMVQIQLRFCLAETSCPQEDNYPNSLCIKVNGKLFPLPGYAPPPKNGVEQKRPGRPLNITSLVRLSSAVPNQISVTWAPEVGKTYSVSVFLVRQLTSSLLLQRLKMKGIRNPDHSRALIKEKLTADPDSEIATTSLRVSLMCPLGKMRLTVPCRAVTCSHLQCFDAALYLQMNEKKPTWICPVCDKKAAYQSLIIDGLFMEILNDSSDVDEIKFQENGTWCPMRPKKESLEVSSQLCTKLESPAIVQPCMVVPPSEPRGTKKADVIDLTLSSSEEEEEEEVEDPPLKKRCLYMSKAEEAHTKGVLAYQPSTLRMPNIQALETSYLASSLADYAVPFHHSALSTISADMPGLDLFSLIQGDAQHYRTPMFLDSMPSGLPIPTSSSGLLSSSSLYESSAHGSGSSHTETGVITGAASISDIISLD comes from the exons atgTTATGCCACGTTGGAGCGGTGCAGGATGGTCGCAACAGGAAAATGGCGGATTTTGAGCAGCTAAGG aatatgGTATCAAGTTTCCGAGTCTCGGAGCTGCAGGTGTTATTGGGCTTTGCCGGACATAACAAGAGTGGCCGCAAGCATGAACTACTACTGAGAGCCCTGCATTTGTTAAAGAGTGGATGCAGTCCAGTAGTGCAGATCAAAATCAAAGAACTGTATCAACGCCGTTATCCCAGGACATTAGAAAGCCTTCCTGACTTTTCCTCGCTTAAGTCTTCCTTTATTTCCCTTGAAAACGAGTCTTCACTGGTGGACGTGGACCTTTCCCTTAGAGCTGCGCACGCCCACGGTTCAAACCTGGAGTCCCAGCACTCTCTGACCTACAGTTCTGTCCTATTGCACGAGACCAAGCACAGCATCGACATGCAGCAGTCTGCGCCTGCCATCCCTCCTGTTCACCCCGATGTGCAGTTGAAGTCTCTTCCTTTTTATGATGTCCTGGATGTTCTCATCAGGCCTTCAAGTCTGG GTGCCAGCAGCATCCAGCGCTTCCAGGAGAAATACTTCATTTTTGCACTGACACCACAACAAGTACGGGAAGTCTGCATTTCCAG gGACTTTCTCCCAGGTGGTAGAAGAGACTACATGGTTCAGATACAATTGAG ATTTTGCCTTGCGGAGACCAGTTGCCCACAAGAAGACAATTACCCAAACAGCCTGTGCATTAAAGTGAATGGCAAGCTTTTCCCTCTTCCG ggTTATGCACCGCCTCCTAAGAATGGAGTAGAACAGAAGAGACCGGGGAGACCTCTGAATATTACTTCTTTAGTTAGATTATCCTCAGCTGTACCCAATCAGATTTCAGTTACATGGGCACCTGAAGTTGGAAAG ACGTACTCTGTGTCCGTGTTCCTGGTCAGACAGCTCACATCTTCATTGTTACTGCAGCGGTTAAAAATGAAGGGCATCCGGAATCCTGACCATTCGAGAGCGCTAA TCAAAGAAAAACTGACTGCGGATCCGGACAGCGAGATTGCAACGACTAGTTTGAGAGTATCTCTCATGTGCCCA ctgggGAAGATGCGGCTGACCGTGCCCTGTCGAGCGGTTACGTGTTCGCACTTGCAGTGTTTCGACGCAGCTCTCTACCTTCAGATGAATGAGAAGAAGCCCACCTGGATTTGTCCTGTCTGCGACAAGAAAGCTGCCTACCAGAGTCTGATCATTGATGG ACTTTTCATGGAGATTTTGAATGACAGTTCAGACGTGGATGAAATCAAGTTCCAGGAAAATGGAACTTGGTGTCCAATGAGGCCAAAGAAGGAATCGCTAGAAGTGTCATCCCAGCTTTGCACAAAATTAGAAA GCCCTGCCATTGTGCAGCCCTGCATGGTGGTGCCCCCCAGCGAACCCCGCGGCACGAAAAAAGCAGATGTCATCGACCTCACGCTCTCAAGctctgaggaggaagaggaggaggaagtggaggatCCTCCGCTAAAAAAGCGGTGTCTCTACATGTCGAAGGCCGAGGAGGCGCACACGAAGGG AGTTCTGGCCTATCAGCCGTCGACATTGCGAATGCCCAACATCCAAGCTTTGGAGACATCGTACTTGGCTTCTTCACTTGCAGACTATGCAGTTCCATTCCATCACTCTGCTTTGTCCACTATTTCTGCGGACATGCCAG GTCTAGATTTGTTCTCACTGATTCAAGGAGATGCTCAG CATTACCGCACGCCGATGTTCCTGGACAGCATGCCCAGCGGCCTGCCCATCCCCACCTCCAGCTCTGGCCTGCTGTCCTCCTCCAGCCTGTATGAGAGCAGTGCTCACGGCAGCGGCTCAAGCCACACAGAGACGGGCGTCATCACCGGAGCGGCCAGCATCTCCGACATCATCTCCCTGGACTGA